From Propionispora vibrioides, a single genomic window includes:
- a CDS encoding ABC transporter permease: protein MISYTLWGPRWRKVLADLWGNKLRTLLVVLSITVGVFAVGMVYSAYLMFERDLDASWRSAVPASASLYADPFDQELVDSVRSLRGVKEAEGRRNVDLRVRTAGGEWRQMFLTAIPDYSRQKVNRIKSQTGAWPPGDGDVLLERSSLAELGVAQGGNIQVETSDGHKRTLKITGTVYDPSQIPSMFSGRSYGYISMDTLEKLDEERRLDQVNFVVEPWVLKGKDTAPIEAVGRRAWSKLEQGDTTVFWLQVNKPGEHQLQSIMNALILLLTVLGILSLLLGTFLLVNTIAAILTQQIRQVGIMKAIGARRDQILRMYLTMVGVYGVLALVIAAPLGALAASMVTGFMAQVFNFDSGGLELPGKVLLLEAVAALGVPALAAVWPVWRGTGITVREAISDYGIGSADTQGRLDRWIDRLLERLKNVSRPALLSLRNTFRKKGRLALTLLTLTIAGTVFMAVFTVRSSLYSTLDEALDYFRYDISVGFTENYRAARIEHEVLRVPGVKAAEAWGFTSGRILQSERKEAEDDASKNVIILAPPVGSKMIQPQLIAGRWLVPEDESALVVNTETLKDSPRLTVGSPAIIKIGTRKLTFTVVGIAKSTMTGPLAYAPYSWFSGAIQEAGGARSVQITAAAANPQEQTELGRRLEEHLKKNNLRVQNVDITWEQKQRIRSQFDILIVFLLLMAILLAIVGALGLMGTMGINVLERTREIGIMRAIGASSSTIGRIFVVEALCIGVLSWLFSLVLALPVAALLSYEVGVMFMQSPLTFSFSFWGVGIWLVVSVLLSVAASLIPARNAARLSVREVLGYE, encoded by the coding sequence GTGATTAGCTATACCTTGTGGGGGCCACGGTGGCGTAAAGTGCTGGCCGATTTGTGGGGAAACAAGCTGCGGACCTTGCTGGTGGTACTGTCTATCACAGTTGGCGTATTTGCCGTCGGCATGGTCTATAGTGCGTATTTAATGTTTGAACGGGACCTGGATGCAAGCTGGAGGTCGGCGGTGCCGGCCAGCGCCAGTCTGTATGCCGATCCCTTTGACCAGGAACTGGTTGACAGCGTGCGCAGCCTGCGCGGCGTAAAGGAGGCTGAAGGACGGCGTAATGTTGATCTGCGGGTGAGGACGGCCGGCGGCGAGTGGCGGCAGATGTTTTTGACCGCTATCCCCGACTACAGCAGGCAGAAGGTGAACCGGATTAAGAGTCAGACAGGCGCCTGGCCGCCGGGGGACGGGGATGTTTTGCTGGAACGTTCTTCTCTGGCCGAACTGGGAGTAGCGCAAGGCGGCAACATTCAGGTGGAAACCTCGGACGGACACAAGCGTACGTTAAAAATTACCGGTACGGTCTATGATCCCAGTCAGATTCCCAGCATGTTCAGCGGCCGTTCCTATGGCTATATCAGTATGGATACACTGGAAAAACTGGACGAAGAACGCCGGTTGGACCAGGTGAACTTTGTTGTGGAGCCCTGGGTGCTTAAGGGGAAGGATACGGCGCCGATTGAAGCGGTGGGGCGGCGGGCCTGGAGCAAGCTGGAGCAAGGCGATACCACGGTGTTCTGGCTACAGGTAAACAAACCGGGTGAACATCAGTTGCAAAGCATTATGAATGCGTTAATCCTGCTGCTGACCGTGCTGGGCATCTTGTCGTTACTGTTAGGGACTTTTTTGCTGGTAAATACGATAGCGGCTATTTTGACACAACAAATCAGGCAAGTCGGAATTATGAAGGCCATCGGTGCCAGGCGGGATCAAATTCTAAGAATGTATTTGACCATGGTTGGCGTCTATGGCGTATTGGCGTTGGTGATTGCCGCACCGTTAGGAGCGCTGGCCGCCAGTATGGTAACCGGTTTTATGGCCCAGGTCTTTAATTTTGACTCCGGGGGGCTGGAACTGCCCGGCAAAGTACTGCTGCTGGAAGCGGTGGCAGCGCTGGGAGTACCGGCGTTAGCCGCTGTTTGGCCGGTGTGGCGGGGGACGGGAATTACAGTCCGGGAAGCTATCAGCGATTATGGTATTGGCAGTGCAGACACTCAAGGTCGCCTGGACCGCTGGATTGACCGGCTGCTGGAACGGTTGAAGAACGTATCCCGGCCCGCGCTGCTTTCGTTAAGGAATACTTTTCGTAAAAAAGGGCGTCTGGCACTTACCTTATTGACACTGACGATAGCCGGAACGGTATTCATGGCGGTGTTTACCGTTCGTTCCTCACTGTATTCTACTTTGGATGAAGCGCTTGACTATTTCCGGTATGATATTTCAGTGGGATTTACCGAGAACTACCGGGCAGCCCGGATAGAGCATGAGGTGCTGCGTGTACCCGGTGTAAAAGCGGCGGAGGCCTGGGGGTTTACTTCCGGGCGGATCTTGCAGAGCGAGCGTAAGGAAGCGGAAGACGATGCCAGTAAGAATGTCATTATTTTAGCGCCACCGGTGGGCAGTAAAATGATTCAGCCCCAACTGATTGCAGGTCGCTGGCTGGTGCCTGAGGATGAGAGCGCTCTTGTGGTGAATACGGAAACGCTAAAAGACAGTCCCCGGCTTACTGTCGGCAGCCCGGCAATCATCAAGATTGGCACCCGCAAGCTTACCTTTACCGTAGTCGGTATTGCCAAAAGTACGATGACCGGGCCGCTGGCCTATGCTCCCTATTCATGGTTTAGCGGTGCCATCCAGGAGGCGGGTGGCGCCAGATCCGTTCAGATTACAGCCGCAGCGGCCAATCCGCAAGAGCAGACCGAACTGGGGAGAAGGCTGGAGGAGCATCTGAAGAAAAATAATTTGCGGGTACAAAATGTTGATATTACCTGGGAACAGAAACAACGCATCCGTTCTCAGTTTGACATACTGATTGTATTTTTGCTGCTGATGGCTATTCTGTTGGCGATTGTAGGCGCCTTGGGCCTGATGGGCACTATGGGAATTAACGTATTGGAACGAACCAGGGAGATTGGCATTATGCGGGCGATTGGCGCTTCCAGCAGTACCATTGGCAGAATCTTTGTCGTAGAAGCCCTGTGCATCGGCGTCTTAAGCTGGCTGTTCAGCCTGGTATTGGCCCTGCCGGTAGCCGCATTGCTCAGCTATGAGGTGGGAGTTATGTTTATGCAAAGTCCGCTGACATTTTCATTTAGCTTTTGGGGCGTGGGAATCTGGCTGGTAGTTTCGGTGCTGCTTTCGGTAGCGGCCAGTCTGATTCCGGCCCGTAATGCAGCCAGACTTAGTGTGCGGGAGGTATTAGGTTATGAATAA
- a CDS encoding efflux RND transporter periplasmic adaptor subunit, whose translation MNKGNELDGVKNSGSRTGVNWFKRHWLLILLIFLVLAGGGWWFTAGRQTDKNELAPVKADNRVLAEGIVFPVRYAQMVMPVEGTIGEILVQEGDLVKAGQPILRLVRQDYQARVGSTRADISRAAAAVEQARVNLADAERELARQQRLEAAGATSRQQLDQAVSAVDRNRAALTQAQAELETQQARLVEAQGLLDKTEIKAAIDGKVAFLDSKVGEYAAAGTVLVRVADESAWEIRSDDLTELTVARIKLGDPVTVTFDGIPDLTLAGTVKSIRPYGEKKRGDITYTVTVAPDYWDERVRWNMTAQLAVAPSGV comes from the coding sequence ATGAATAAGGGAAATGAACTGGATGGTGTGAAAAACAGCGGGAGCCGGACAGGCGTGAACTGGTTTAAACGGCATTGGCTGCTAATCCTGCTCATATTTCTTGTCCTTGCTGGCGGTGGCTGGTGGTTTACAGCCGGGCGGCAGACGGATAAGAACGAACTGGCGCCGGTAAAGGCGGACAACCGGGTGCTGGCAGAAGGCATTGTCTTTCCTGTCCGGTACGCGCAAATGGTCATGCCGGTGGAGGGCACTATCGGTGAAATACTGGTGCAGGAAGGCGATCTGGTAAAAGCCGGACAGCCGATCCTCCGCCTGGTCCGGCAGGATTATCAGGCCCGGGTTGGCAGTACCCGGGCCGATATCAGCCGGGCCGCGGCGGCGGTGGAGCAAGCCCGGGTAAACCTGGCTGATGCCGAACGGGAGCTTGCCAGACAGCAGCGGCTGGAAGCGGCTGGGGCAACATCACGGCAGCAGCTTGATCAGGCAGTTTCGGCTGTGGACCGCAACAGGGCGGCTTTGACGCAGGCTCAGGCTGAACTGGAAACGCAGCAAGCCCGGCTTGTGGAAGCCCAGGGACTGCTTGATAAAACCGAGATTAAAGCAGCCATCGACGGCAAGGTGGCATTTTTGGATAGCAAGGTCGGCGAGTATGCCGCTGCCGGTACTGTACTGGTACGGGTTGCCGATGAGAGTGCCTGGGAAATTCGCAGTGATGATCTGACGGAACTGACGGTTGCCAGAATAAAACTGGGCGATCCGGTTACCGTAACCTTTGATGGCATCCCGGACCTTACTCTTGCCGGGACAGTCAAAAGTATCAGACCTTACGGTGAGAAAAAGCGCGGCGATATTACCTACACCGTTACGGTAGCACCGGATTACTGGGACGAACGGGTACGCTGGAATATGACGGCCCAGCTTGCTGTTGCGCCTTCCGGCGTATAG
- a CDS encoding winged helix-turn-helix transcriptional regulator, which produces MKRRELSSIPCPIEYTIELLSGKWKMHVIWQVAKQEVVRFNELRRQLNGISNVMLAQTLQELEEAGVINRHQYNEIPPRVEYSLTELGKGLLPVFDVLETWGKQCGWTYPERFVQAE; this is translated from the coding sequence ATGAAAAGACGTGAACTCTCGTCGATACCCTGTCCCATTGAATATACCATCGAATTATTAAGTGGAAAATGGAAGATGCATGTCATCTGGCAAGTAGCCAAACAGGAGGTGGTCCGGTTCAATGAGCTGCGGCGTCAGCTAAACGGTATCTCCAATGTTATGCTGGCTCAGACCTTGCAGGAACTGGAGGAAGCCGGTGTTATTAACAGGCATCAGTACAACGAAATACCGCCAAGGGTTGAATACTCGTTGACCGAGCTGGGCAAGGGACTGCTGCCGGTGTTTGACGTTTTGGAAACCTGGGGCAAACAATGCGGCTGGACCTATCCGGAGCGGTTTGTACAGGCAGAATAG
- a CDS encoding MerR family DNA-binding transcriptional regulator produces MNEKWSIGEVAKLFDVSTDTLRYYEKADLLPVHKQHHNGYRYYSYEEIVLLMDILFFRNMEIPVKEIKQMITQMDIGDIKHILNRNQSVVESRIQELLKLKQSINQAANQYKLCEAWLGKYAFVAAPGFSYKLVSGQTEDLVDMLRKYRKEDWLADRVQYTLFVSQEALLRQPAFCSAQIGISVEAANLDVLTAAEQQELAAFPAGEYLYTVLGTNYEEPRHAGLEQTLRHLQATGRKAGGPLIGRYIASVHRDGLDYYEVWLPTDKT; encoded by the coding sequence GTGAATGAAAAATGGTCTATCGGTGAAGTGGCCAAGCTGTTCGATGTATCGACCGATACCCTGCGGTATTATGAAAAAGCAGATCTGTTGCCGGTGCATAAGCAACACCATAACGGATACCGCTATTATTCCTATGAGGAAATCGTTTTGCTGATGGATATTTTGTTTTTCCGGAACATGGAGATACCGGTCAAAGAAATTAAGCAGATGATAACCCAAATGGATATTGGCGATATCAAACATATTCTGAACCGGAACCAAAGCGTTGTCGAGAGCCGGATACAGGAATTATTGAAACTGAAGCAGTCGATTAATCAGGCGGCCAACCAGTACAAGCTGTGCGAAGCCTGGCTGGGCAAGTATGCTTTTGTTGCCGCGCCGGGCTTTAGCTATAAGCTGGTCAGCGGTCAGACGGAGGATTTGGTGGACATGCTTCGCAAATACAGGAAGGAAGACTGGCTGGCCGACCGGGTGCAGTACACTCTTTTCGTTTCACAGGAAGCGCTGCTCAGACAGCCTGCTTTCTGCTCGGCCCAAATCGGGATCAGCGTGGAGGCGGCGAACCTGGATGTTTTGACGGCGGCGGAGCAACAGGAGCTTGCCGCTTTTCCCGCCGGGGAATATCTGTATACCGTGCTGGGTACGAATTATGAGGAACCCAGGCATGCAGGGCTGGAGCAGACACTCCGGCATCTGCAGGCGACGGGAAGAAAGGCCGGCGGACCTTTGATCGGCCGGTATATAGCCAGCGTACACCGGGATGGTCTTGATTATTATGAAGTGTGGCTGCCGACAGATAAAACTTGA
- a CDS encoding NAD(P)-dependent oxidoreductase, whose protein sequence is MKIALIGATGFVGSKLVGEALARGHQVTAISRDTSKLTRQDEKLIPVSLDINDTGALTALFKQQDAVISAFNSGWKNPHLYEDYKKGYASILAAAKSSGVKRILIVGGAASLILPSGEKVYDVHIPEDFKTAVRGPMELLEELRQEKELNWTFISPAPNLTAGDKTGHFRLGKDNPVTDEKGESHISVGDLAVAILDEIETPQFIRQRFTAGY, encoded by the coding sequence ATGAAAATTGCGTTAATCGGAGCCACAGGCTTTGTCGGTTCTAAACTGGTCGGTGAAGCGCTCGCCCGAGGCCATCAGGTGACGGCCATCAGCCGGGACACCAGCAAATTGACCCGCCAGGACGAAAAACTGATCCCCGTCTCGCTGGATATCAACGATACCGGCGCGCTGACCGCTTTATTCAAGCAGCAGGATGCTGTCATCAGCGCGTTTAACTCGGGCTGGAAAAACCCCCATCTGTATGAGGATTATAAGAAAGGCTACGCGTCCATTCTGGCGGCGGCCAAAAGCTCCGGAGTAAAGCGCATTCTGATTGTGGGCGGCGCGGCAAGCTTGATCCTTCCCTCCGGCGAGAAGGTATATGACGTACATATCCCGGAAGACTTTAAAACAGCGGTCCGGGGCCCAATGGAACTGCTGGAAGAACTGCGTCAGGAAAAGGAACTGAACTGGACCTTTATCAGCCCGGCGCCCAATTTGACCGCCGGCGACAAGACCGGACACTTCCGGCTTGGTAAAGACAATCCGGTCACCGATGAAAAAGGGGAAAGCCATATTTCGGTAGGTGATTTGGCTGTCGCCATCCTGGATGAAATAGAAACGCCGCAATTTATCCGTCAGCGCTTTACCGCCGGCTATTAA
- a CDS encoding oleate hydratase — protein MYYSSGNYEAFARPQKPVGVDNKSAYLVGSGLASLAAACFLIRDGQMQGDRIHILEELPIAGGACDGIHDSQKGFIIRGGREMENHFECLWDLFRSVPSLETEGISVLDEFYWLNKRDPNYSLMRVTEKRGQDAHTDGKFGLSEKAALEIMKVFMTSDEDLYDLKICDVFTDEFFSSHFWLYWRTMFAFEEWHSALEMKLYLQRFIHHIGGLPDFSALKFTKYNQYESLIRPLVSYLTAHGVQFHYNSRVINVIFDIRGSKKTAGKILYQRDDREEVIELTENDLVFITNGSCTENSTYGDDHYAPRLNTDTGGCWELWRRIARQDPAFGNPDTFCTDIKATNWESATITTLDDRIPPYIQKIAKRDPFSGRVVTGGIITVKDSNWLMSYTLNRQPHFKEQPKEQLVIWLYGLFTDVPGNYIKKPMSECTGREIVEEWLYHLGVPEQQIADLAARSAHCIPCMMPYITAFFMPRKAGDRPKVVPEGSVNFAFIGQFADTVRDTVFTTEYSVRTAMEAVYTLLDVDRGVPEVFGSCYDIRVLLDAMSKMMDGKKLTDIKLPFLLHVMEKKMLRKISGTVLEELLRKYRLI, from the coding sequence TTGTACTATAGCAGTGGAAATTATGAGGCTTTTGCCCGGCCGCAGAAACCGGTGGGTGTGGACAATAAGTCGGCCTATCTTGTCGGTTCCGGGTTGGCTTCTTTGGCGGCCGCCTGCTTTTTGATTCGGGACGGACAGATGCAGGGGGATCGTATTCATATTCTGGAAGAGCTTCCGATTGCCGGCGGTGCCTGTGACGGAATTCATGACAGCCAGAAAGGGTTTATCATCCGCGGCGGCCGTGAGATGGAGAATCATTTTGAATGCCTGTGGGACCTGTTCCGGTCGGTCCCCTCGCTGGAGACGGAAGGCATATCGGTGTTGGATGAGTTTTATTGGCTGAATAAGCGAGACCCTAATTATTCGCTCATGCGAGTGACGGAAAAACGCGGACAGGATGCTCATACGGACGGGAAATTCGGCTTAAGTGAAAAGGCTGCTCTGGAAATTATGAAAGTCTTTATGACCAGCGACGAGGATTTGTACGATTTGAAGATATGCGACGTTTTTACGGACGAATTCTTTAGCTCTCATTTCTGGCTCTATTGGCGGACCATGTTTGCTTTTGAAGAGTGGCACAGTGCCTTGGAAATGAAGCTATACCTCCAGCGTTTTATTCATCATATCGGTGGCCTTCCCGACTTCTCGGCCTTGAAGTTCACGAAATACAACCAGTATGAATCGTTAATCCGCCCGTTGGTTTCCTATCTTACCGCTCATGGGGTGCAGTTTCACTATAACAGCAGAGTCATCAATGTAATTTTTGATATTCGCGGCAGCAAAAAGACGGCCGGTAAAATTCTCTACCAGCGTGATGACCGGGAAGAAGTCATCGAATTGACGGAAAATGATCTGGTCTTTATTACTAACGGGAGCTGTACGGAAAACTCCACCTATGGTGATGATCACTATGCGCCCAGGTTGAATACAGACACCGGCGGCTGTTGGGAACTTTGGCGCCGTATTGCCCGGCAAGACCCGGCGTTTGGAAACCCCGATACCTTTTGCACCGATATAAAAGCCACCAACTGGGAATCGGCCACCATTACCACTCTCGATGACCGGATTCCTCCGTATATTCAGAAAATCGCTAAGCGTGATCCTTTTAGCGGCAGGGTTGTTACCGGCGGGATTATTACCGTAAAGGACTCAAACTGGCTGATGAGCTATACCTTAAACCGCCAGCCCCACTTTAAGGAGCAGCCTAAAGAACAACTGGTTATCTGGCTTTATGGCTTATTTACCGATGTTCCCGGCAATTACATCAAAAAACCGATGAGCGAATGTACCGGCAGGGAGATTGTAGAGGAATGGCTGTACCACCTGGGAGTACCGGAACAGCAGATTGCCGATTTGGCAGCCCGTTCGGCCCATTGTATTCCCTGTATGATGCCGTACATTACTGCCTTTTTCATGCCCCGGAAGGCGGGGGACCGGCCGAAGGTGGTACCGGAGGGCAGTGTGAATTTTGCCTTTATCGGACAGTTTGCCGATACGGTGCGCGATACCGTGTTTACCACCGAGTATTCTGTACGGACGGCCATGGAGGCAGTGTATACGCTGCTGGATGTGGATAGGGGTGTACCGGAGGTTTTTGGTTCCTGCTACGATATCCGGGTCTTGCTGGACGCGATGTCTAAGATGATGGACGGCAAAAAGCTGACTGACATAAAGCTGCCTTTCTTATTGCACGTAATGGAGAAAAAAATGCTGCGAAAAATCTCGGGTACGGTGCTGGAAGAACTGCTTAGAAAATACCGTTTGATCTAG
- a CDS encoding purple acid phosphatase family protein, which produces MRRVKSLWNGLTIFAFLAGLLAALVASVAFPSQMAAAADLPSHITLTWAGDPRTTQTIAWKTDALTQDGQVQYWAVLPGKTEERQTLPAQVERVDSNWGTLTIHTVTLTGLDPGSSYAYRVGREGAWSEPYQFTTAPDRPQRLKFMIFGDSQSINYNTWRTTLQQAYQANQDAAFFINMGDLVDVGQDYGQWDAWFNASQGVLENIPCMPLVGNHETYGPGGKLAMPALFTAQFKLPLNGPAGLKGQVYSFDYGDIHFVMLDTQIGEEGRFVPDMLEQQKRWLEQDLAAAQQKWKLVFLHRAPYNNKAAGNEAIKAAFAPIIEQYHADLVFTAHDHVYAHTPPLFGGTPADSPSQGTIYVATGRSGSKTYADSIAREWNDFFYNPQDEPNYLTVEEESNSLTVKAFKQSGSLIDTWRITKGQLAEVSN; this is translated from the coding sequence GTGAGAAGAGTAAAGAGCCTGTGGAACGGATTAACCATTTTTGCTTTTTTGGCAGGGCTGCTGGCAGCCTTGGTCGCCAGCGTTGCATTTCCCAGCCAAATGGCAGCGGCGGCAGACTTGCCAAGCCATATTACGCTTACCTGGGCCGGTGATCCACGCACAACCCAGACGATTGCCTGGAAAACCGATGCCCTGACACAGGACGGGCAGGTGCAGTACTGGGCCGTCCTGCCGGGAAAAACGGAAGAACGGCAGACACTGCCGGCCCAGGTGGAGCGGGTGGACAGTAATTGGGGAACGCTTACCATCCATACGGTCACGCTTACCGGACTGGACCCGGGCAGCAGTTATGCCTATCGCGTAGGCCGTGAAGGAGCCTGGAGTGAACCGTATCAGTTTACTACGGCACCGGACAGGCCTCAGCGGCTGAAGTTTATGATCTTCGGCGACTCCCAAAGCATTAACTACAATACCTGGCGCACCACCCTGCAGCAGGCCTATCAGGCGAATCAGGACGCTGCCTTTTTTATCAATATGGGCGATCTGGTTGATGTGGGGCAAGATTATGGCCAGTGGGATGCCTGGTTCAACGCGAGCCAGGGAGTGTTAGAGAATATACCCTGCATGCCGCTGGTGGGCAATCACGAAACCTATGGACCGGGGGGAAAGCTTGCCATGCCGGCTTTGTTTACCGCCCAGTTCAAGCTGCCGTTAAATGGACCGGCGGGACTGAAGGGACAGGTGTATTCCTTTGACTACGGTGATATCCATTTTGTGATGCTGGATACCCAGATTGGCGAGGAAGGACGTTTTGTGCCGGACATGCTGGAGCAGCAGAAGCGATGGCTGGAACAGGATCTGGCTGCTGCACAGCAAAAATGGAAACTGGTCTTTTTGCACCGGGCGCCTTATAACAATAAAGCAGCAGGCAATGAGGCCATAAAAGCAGCCTTTGCCCCGATTATCGAGCAATACCATGCCGATCTGGTTTTTACCGCCCATGATCATGTGTATGCTCATACGCCGCCGCTGTTTGGCGGTACACCGGCGGACAGTCCGTCCCAGGGCACCATCTATGTTGCCACCGGCCGCAGCGGCAGTAAAACCTATGCTGATTCCATCGCCCGCGAGTGGAACGATTTTTTCTACAACCCCCAGGACGAGCCTAACTATTTAACCGTGGAAGAAGAGAGCAATTCCCTGACAGTCAAAGCGTTTAAGCAAAGCGGCAGCCTGATTGATACGTGGCGTATCACCAAAGGCCAACTGGCAGAAGTATCTAACTAA
- a CDS encoding MATE family efflux transporter: MQQNRLEQEKITTLFLKYTIPSVAGMVFLGINTIIDGFFVGHYIGVEGLAAVTLAMPFLSISIAVGVVIGIGAQSLIGRQLGEGNSRAVADTFKTAVCLMLGVMGLLAAGAVGFTKPIAALLGASESLLMPAATYIHYTGWFLPCLGVMFVLDYVLKVMGKPLYSMQVLTTAVLSHMTCNYLFIVQAGWGIRGAALAMGVGYSVALLLALLPFVLGKTAVNFRQGRVSKALAYQILATGSPEGLTEIGTGVTTFLFNLTLLRYVGEMGIAAFTAISYLSFMANNILLGLADGVGAIFSYNYGRGSMERVKQALKLAALAAFLIGVGMFAVISTFAGDIIVLFLDAKHEQVFSFAVYGAELYAFAFLVNGLNIVASGYFTAICQPRNAIVIAVSKGMAGIGVCLLLLPLIWGTAGIWLTVPVAELGTLFLSALFIYNHGKEHLQRDLR; this comes from the coding sequence ATGCAGCAAAACAGGCTGGAACAGGAAAAAATAACAACTTTATTTTTAAAATACACGATTCCTTCGGTGGCCGGCATGGTATTTCTGGGAATCAATACGATCATTGACGGCTTTTTTGTCGGCCACTATATCGGCGTGGAGGGGTTAGCCGCTGTAACGCTGGCTATGCCCTTTTTGAGTATAAGCATTGCGGTTGGGGTGGTTATCGGTATTGGCGCGCAAAGTCTGATCGGCCGGCAATTGGGCGAGGGAAACAGCCGGGCGGTGGCGGATACCTTTAAGACGGCTGTCTGCTTGATGCTGGGCGTCATGGGGCTGCTGGCCGCCGGTGCCGTCGGTTTTACCAAGCCCATAGCGGCCTTGTTGGGAGCCAGCGAATCCCTGCTGATGCCGGCAGCCACCTACATCCACTACACCGGCTGGTTTTTGCCCTGTCTGGGCGTTATGTTTGTTTTGGACTATGTATTGAAGGTCATGGGCAAACCGCTTTATTCGATGCAGGTGTTGACTACGGCGGTGCTTAGCCATATGACCTGTAATTACCTGTTCATTGTACAGGCCGGTTGGGGCATTCGGGGCGCCGCCCTGGCTATGGGAGTGGGCTATAGTGTGGCTCTGCTGCTGGCGTTACTGCCCTTTGTACTGGGGAAGACCGCGGTGAATTTCCGTCAGGGCAGGGTCAGTAAAGCCCTGGCTTATCAGATTCTTGCCACCGGTTCACCGGAGGGCTTGACGGAAATCGGTACAGGCGTAACCACCTTTCTGTTCAACCTTACGCTGCTGCGTTATGTGGGGGAAATGGGCATTGCCGCCTTTACGGCCATCAGCTACTTATCGTTTATGGCCAATAATATTTTGCTGGGCTTGGCGGACGGAGTTGGCGCGATATTTAGCTATAACTACGGCCGGGGCAGTATGGAGCGGGTGAAACAAGCGTTAAAGCTGGCCGCCCTGGCGGCATTTCTGATTGGCGTCGGAATGTTTGCGGTTATTTCCACTTTTGCCGGAGATATTATCGTGCTTTTTCTTGATGCGAAGCATGAGCAGGTGTTTTCCTTTGCCGTGTATGGCGCTGAGCTATACGCTTTCGCTTTCCTGGTGAACGGTTTGAACATTGTTGCTTCCGGCTATTTTACAGCAATCTGTCAGCCCCGGAACGCCATTGTCATTGCGGTCAGTAAGGGAATGGCGGGAATCGGTGTGTGCCTGCTGCTGCTGCCGCTTATCTGGGGCACGGCAGGTATATGGCTGACGGTGCCTGTGGCGGAGTTGGGTACTTTGTTCCTATCCGCGCTGTTTATCTATAATCATGGCAAGGAGCACCTTCAGCGGGACCTGCGCTAG